A DNA window from Solanum lycopersicum chromosome 3, SLM_r2.1 contains the following coding sequences:
- the LOC101265714 gene encoding uncharacterized protein — protein MLISIVERSLFRDNDGGTKVVKHRFLGFLIWQALQSTAVFFLSKTLLLSLFTRTPFKPSFLSIFTFIVFHFSLLIFSTSLFIISSPRPQRAASPLNLLLGTARLILVPISNSQPLLSPDFRLRARASISFVLFVAVAAVSASLSVITLCLSCNAFDQLKQRRLVIGKLGFWGLQIGLIYGVHYVYNKRWVLQFPIIQRPPFFSFKMGLPLAVGKALKLSAAGYVLSAILSFVLPYEFKGQLPVGNFITEQILFYIGSFVVILCWELCHHLHQVLHTKRSVFAPPKGSAAAETNPSEPLLAALEESTPESLLQYLAYLDLCMVSEGNVDPWRRAAFFEESGETYKRVISVCLTPVEQFTRNVSEVLESSPVGNSLQLSHQLRSPNEQLADSKVYESFDDFQLLAWCARIVASLSVHSHKEDRFGVAQLSGSNAAVISTLLSSLLAVETLMGKKTNLQSSNTLMDPAGIKWATLNPGRRDSAAGMAGRRKGAPFYAKAYSMADILKTSIYGIVSAFYDEMSHSAKEGLLEKDWIISSKPLYGTRELLSQKLRLFLDFQAS, from the exons ATGCTTATATCCATAGTAGAAAGATCCTTATTCAGAGATAACGACGGCGGTACTAAAGTCGTCAAACACCGCTTCCTAGGGTTCTTAATCTGGCAAGCACTTCAATCCACCGCCGTCTTCTTCCTCTCCAAAACCCTACTCCTTTCTCTCTTCACTCGAACCCCCTTCAAACCCTCATTTCTTAGTATCTTCACTTTCATAGTTTTCCACTTCTCCCTTCTCATCTTCTCTACTTCCCTTTTCATCATCTCTTCTCCTCGCCCTCAACGCGCTGCTTCCCCTCTAAATCTTCTGCTCGGTACTGCTCGGCTGATACTTGTTCCCATTTCTAACTCTCAGCCGCTGCTGTCCCCTGATTTTCGGCTCCGGGCGAGGGCTTCCATTAGTTTCGTGCTGTTTGTGGCGGTGGCTGCTGTTTCAGCTTCTCTGTCTGTGATTACCCTCTGTTTGAGCTGTAATGCTTTCGATCAATTGAAACAGAGACGGCTGGTTATTGGAAAATTAGGGTTTTGGGGTTTGCAGATCGGATTGATATATGGAGTGCATTATGTATATAACAAGCGGTGGGTTTTGCAGTTCCCGATCATCCAG CGTCCTCCTTTTTTCAGTTTTAAGATGGGGCTACCTTTAGCTGTTGGGAAAGCTTTAAAGCTTTCTGCTGCTGGTTATGTGCTTTCAGCTATCCTTTCATTTGTTCTACCTTATGAGTTTAAGGGTCAACTTCCAGTAGGAAACTTCATCACTGAGCAGATTCTCTTCTATATTGGAAGTTTTGTGGTGATTCTCTGCTGGGAATTATGTCATCATTTACATCAG GTGTTACACACAAAACGGTCTGTCTTTGCCCCTCCAAAAGGTTCTGCAGCTGCTGAAACAAATCCAAGTGAACCGCTTCTGGCCGCATTGGAGGAGAGCACACCAGAATCTCTTTTGCAGTATCTTGCATACCTTGACCTTTGTATGGTATCCGAAGGTAATGTTGATCCTTGGCGCCGAGCTGCCTTCTTTGAGGAAAGTGGTGAAACTTACAAAAGAGTCATTTCTGTGTGCTTGACTCCTGTTGAACAATTCACAAGAAATGTGAGTGAGGTTTTGGAAAGCTCTCCAGTTGGTAACTCCTTGCAACTTTCTCACCAGTTGCGTTCTCCAAATGAACAGCTTGCCGATTCAAAGGTTTATGAATCATTTGATGACTTTCAG CTACTAGCTTGGTGTGCTCGCATTGTGGCTTCACTGAGTGTGCATTCACACAAGGAGGACAGATTTGGTGTTGCTCAACTCTCAGGGAGCAATGCTGCTGTTATTTCAACATTGCTATCGAGTTTATTAGCTGTTGAAACTTTGATGGGCAAGAAAACCAACTTACAATCGTCAAATACTTTAATGGATCCTGCTGGTATTAAGTGGGCTACATTAAACCCAGGAAGGAGAGATTCGGCAGCAGGCATGGCAGGAAGAAGAAAAGGAGCCCCTTTTTATGCAAAAGCTTATTCAATGGCTGATATCCTGAAGACTTCCATCTATGGTATTGTCTCTGCTTTCTACGATGAGATGTCACATAGTGCCAAGGAGGGACTGCTTGAGAAAGATTGGATCATCAGTAGTAAGCCACTGTATGGAACTCGTGAGCTCCTTTCACAGAAACTGCGACTGTTCCTGGACTTCCAAGCTAGCTAG
- the LOC109119790 gene encoding uncharacterized protein encodes MVHMFIGRILCIGSANNGSVLAFDTKRDEATLIHRPEFLNLDYGRILSGQDKWLGIAQDILTLVCIFRTRTIIATFGSANKIWTIFRTLDNFIVDQDGYFRGCPVWIDSKQVSFLVRGLQTWHYHLYECNPNTNGYETVAVVPMINPHAFCFHPTLASVHNTPYNDATDDEQTYIATILNGINGFIIEDIPVEVLPVLQNDDDEEFYDDSEDEDEEEGGGGGEED; translated from the exons ATGGTCCACATGTTTATTGGGAGGATTCTCTGTATTGGGTCAGCAAATAATGGGAGTGTTCTGGCTTTTGATACGAAGAGAGATGAGGCTACACTAATTCATCGTCCTGAGTTTCTTAATCTCGATTATGGTAGAATTCTCTCTGGTCAGGATAAATGGTTAGGGATTGCGCAAGATATACTCACCCTTGTATGCATTTTCAGAACTCGTACAATCATTGCTACTTTTGGCAGTGCAAACAAAATTTGGACAATTTTCCGCACTTTGGACAACTTCATTGTAGATCAGGATGGCTATTTTAGGGGATGTCCAGTATGGATTGACAGCAAGCAAGTGTCTTTTCTGGTACGAGGTCTCCAGACATGGCATTATCATCTATACGAGTGTAATCCTAATACGAATGGGTACGAAACTGTTGCAGTGGTGCCTATGATTAATCCTCACGCGTTCTGTTTTCATCCAACGTTAGCTTCTGTCCACAACACACCCTACAATGATGCAACGGATGATGAGCAAACATACATTGCTACAATTTTGAATGGGATCAACGGATTTATCATTGAAG ATATTCCAGTGGAAGTATTACCAGTACTACAAAATGATGATGACGAGGAATTTTATGATGACTCTGAAGacgaagatgaagaagaaggaggaggGGGAGGAGAAGAAGATTGA
- the LOC138347693 gene encoding putative F-box protein At1g33530, producing the protein MSFLIDSKKGIERTKSMRNGNRAEEHNSLSESIEMPDAMVMEIISRLPLRFVFQCKILSKNFKGMISHPEFSKTLFHRQKVTSSQLIYLIHDGRMLREFPKISLNPITQSVTTLCYGIEILASCDGLLLLEFERIRCYCVFNPLTGEHQLIPYPNSPRHELKKIGLAVDYLTSNQYKLVSISNLVENSNLFYKFHLLSSERSDLWREIQLRTNTFISLPYGSPPVHWHNSLYFLRSDGSVLALDTKNEEVVLIDRLDFIDHYDISYGKILTSREMSGNDIWLGRAQGLLTLVCIFRKHIVIGTFDRTSSRWGYSHTLDNFVLSPDGDIIGFPVWIDSKKMSFLVQRPPTQYHDLYEYDTNINGYKNVAVLDKVDYPMYCFHPTLACVHKTPSNNVTIAQEMSIAGRLDDIRRFILKGTNTSEEEVGGGGGGGGEEEETL; encoded by the exons ATGTCTTTCTTAATAGACTCGAAAAAGGGAATAGAAAGAACTAAAAGCATGAGAAACGGCAACAGAGCAGAGGAACACAATAGTCTATCAGAGAGTATTGAAATGCCGGATGCTATGGTGATGGAGATTATCTCCCGCTTACCTTTGAGGTTTGTTTTTCAATGTAAAATTCTATCCAAGAATTTTAAAGGTATGATATCTCATCCTGAATTTTCAAAAACGTTATTCCACCGTCAAAAAGTCACTTCTTCACAACTCATCTATTTAATTCATGATGGGAGAATGCTGAGAGAATTCCCAAAGATCTCACTAAACCCTATCACTCAATCTGTGACAACGCTATGTTATGGCATAGAGATTTTGGCTTCATGTGATGGTTTGCTTCTCCTTGAGTTTGAGAGAATTAGGTGTTACTGCGTATTCAATCCCCTAACTGGAGAGCATCAGCTTATTCCATATCCGAATTCTCCTAGACATGAGTTAAAAAAGATAGGCCTAGCGGTTGATTACCTTACTTCAAATCAATACAAATTGGTATCCATAAGTAACCTTGTGGAAAATTCCAACTTGTTCTACAAATTTCACTTGCTTTCATCAGAGCGATCTGACTTGTGGCGTGAAATCCAATTGAGAACCAATACTTTCATATCCTTACCGTACGGTAGTCCACCTGTTCATTGGCACAATTCTTTGTATTTTCTTAGAAGTGACGGTAGTGTCCTAGCCCTTGATACAAAGAATGAAGAGGTTGTACTCATCGACCGTCTGGACTTTATTGATCATTATGATATTAGCTATGGGAAAATTTTGACTAGTAGGGAAATGAGTGGTAATGATATATGGCTAGGGAGGGCGCAAGGTTTACTTACCCTTGTATGCATTTTCAGAAAGCACATAGTCATTGGGACTTTTGACAGAACAAGCAGCCGTTGGGGGTATTCCCACACTTTGGACAACTTTGTTTTAAGTCCGGATGGCGATATTATCGGCTTTCCAGTTTGGATCGACAGCAAAAAAATGTCTTTTCTGGTACAACGTCCCCCAACACAGTATCATGATCTCTATGAGTATGATACCAACATCAATGGGTACAAAAATGTTGCAGTCCTGGACAAAGTTGATTATCCCATGTATTGCTTCCATCCAACATTAGCTTGTGTCCATAAGACGCCCTCCAATAATGTAACCATTGCTCAGGAGATGTCTATTGCAGGAAGGTTGGATGACATCAGAAGATTTATTCTCAAAGGTACCA ATACATCAGAAGAAGAAgttggaggaggaggaggaggaggaggagaagaagaagaaacattGTAA